In Candidatus Binatia bacterium, a single genomic region encodes these proteins:
- a CDS encoding peptide ABC transporter substrate-binding protein, producing the protein MRVAVQGDLKNLNPLLNSNTTDVFVDRFMFEPLLTADPNGNPLPMLAVRVPTLENRDISADGLAITYRLRRDARWTDGVAVTSQDVKWSWQAIMNPDNNVVSRHGYDFISSIDTPNPYTVVVHLKRRFAPFVNTFFAESDQPYMVAPAHVLSKYANLNQVPFNGAPTVSDGPFKFLEWAHGDHISVVRNDKFFMGRPKLNRVDVKVIPDEDTAVNLLRTHGIDFMFQASQETYDQVRSLDGIRIVWVNVNGYSYVQMNLARPILSDPRVRLAIAYAIDKRELVKTLTFGTQTIATADIPEWMWAFNPRVRSYPHDPATARSLLRSAGWSPGPDGIMRKNGERLSLVLATNNSNVTRRRESLEIQAMLRQIGVDTEIKSYPGDVLFAPAGMGGILQLGRFDLTVSGWYAGIDPDDSSQYACENFPPSGYNYSRYCSPKMQAAQRIALTRYDRPSRTAAYYQIQELLVRDNPALFIYYLRQMEPVSVDFQGFEPNPVVENWNAWQWNI; encoded by the coding sequence GTGCGCGTCGCCGTGCAGGGCGATCTCAAGAACCTCAATCCGCTGCTCAACTCGAACACGACCGACGTTTTCGTGGACCGGTTCATGTTCGAGCCGCTGCTGACGGCCGATCCGAACGGGAATCCGCTGCCGATGCTCGCGGTGCGGGTGCCGACGCTTGAGAATCGGGATATCAGCGCCGATGGTTTGGCGATTACGTATCGGCTGCGCCGCGACGCTCGCTGGACCGACGGCGTGGCGGTGACTTCGCAGGACGTGAAATGGTCCTGGCAGGCGATCATGAATCCGGATAACAACGTCGTCTCGCGCCACGGCTACGATTTCATCTCGTCGATCGACACGCCGAATCCGTACACGGTCGTCGTGCATTTGAAGCGGCGCTTCGCGCCGTTCGTCAACACGTTCTTCGCGGAGAGCGACCAGCCGTACATGGTCGCGCCGGCGCACGTTCTCTCAAAGTATGCCAACCTCAACCAGGTTCCGTTCAACGGCGCGCCGACCGTCAGCGACGGGCCGTTTAAGTTTCTCGAGTGGGCGCACGGCGACCACATCTCGGTCGTCCGCAACGATAAGTTCTTCATGGGAAGGCCGAAGCTGAACCGGGTGGATGTAAAAGTCATTCCGGACGAGGACACGGCGGTCAACTTACTGCGCACGCACGGGATAGACTTCATGTTTCAGGCGTCGCAGGAGACCTACGATCAGGTGCGCTCGCTCGACGGGATTCGGATCGTCTGGGTAAACGTCAACGGTTACTCCTACGTTCAGATGAATCTAGCGCGGCCGATTCTCAGCGATCCGCGCGTCCGGCTGGCGATCGCCTACGCGATCGATAAGCGGGAGTTGGTCAAAACGCTCACCTTCGGAACGCAGACGATCGCGACCGCGGATATTCCGGAGTGGATGTGGGCCTTCAATCCGCGCGTCCGCTCCTACCCGCACGACCCGGCGACGGCGCGCTCGCTCCTACGCTCGGCCGGCTGGTCGCCCGGGCCCGACGGCATCATGCGAAAGAACGGTGAGCGGCTCTCGCTCGTGCTCGCCACGAACAACTCGAACGTGACGCGGCGCCGGGAGTCGCTCGAGATTCAGGCGATGCTGCGCCAGATCGGCGTAGATACGGAGATCAAGTCGTATCCCGGCGACGTGCTCTTCGCGCCGGCCGGCATGGGCGGGATCCTACAGCTGGGCCGCTTCGATCTCACCGTCTCGGGCTGGTACGCGGGGATCGATCCCGACGACAGCAGTCAGTACGCCTGCGAGAACTTCCCGCCGAGCGGCTACAACTACTCGCGCTACTGCAGCCCCAAGATGCAGGCGGCGCAGCGCATCGCGCTCACGCGCTACGACCGCCCGTCGCGCACCGCCGCCTACTATCAAATTCAAGAGCTGCTCGTGCGCGACAATCCGGCGCTCTTCATCTACTATCTGCGGCAGATGGAACCCGTCAGCGTCGACTTTCAGGGGTTCGAGCCGAACCCCG